Within the Candidatus Eisenbacteria bacterium genome, the region GATCCCGGCCTCGGCCGCGCGCCGGTGATGGTCCGGCTGGCTGTATCCCGTGACCGCGATCAGGCGCACGTCCGGATGCCGCGCCCGGATCCGGCGCGCGACCTCGAACCCGTCCATGCGGGGCATGGCGAGGTCGAGGAGGACGAGCGCGGGCGCGAAATCCCGCACCGCGCGGAGCGCGCTCCGTCCGTCGCGGACGAGACGCACGTCGTGGCCCTCGGAGAGGAGCAATCCCTGGAGCGCCTCGCCCGCGTCCGCGTTGTCGTCCACGATGAGGACGCGGCACCGGGGCGTGAGGGGGGCGTCCGACTTGCCGGCGGACCGGACTTCGCCGGCCTCGTTCGCGGGAGTCGCGACCGGGAGGCGGATCACGAATTCCGATCCGGCGCCTGGCCCTTCGCTCGAGGCGAGGATGGACCCCCCGTGCAGCTCGATGAGCGCGCGCGCCATGGTGAGACCGATGCCAAGTCCTCCCTGCGCGCCGGGAGTGCGTTCCGGCATCTGCCGGAACAGGTCGAACACCCGATCGAGGTCCTGCGGCCGGATGCCGACACCGTTGTCCCGCACGCGCACGAGCGCCTCCTCGCGCTCACCCTCGACCGCGATGTCGATGCGCCCCTCCGTGGGCGTGTATCTCGCCGCGTTCACGAGAACGTTCACGAGCGCCTGTTCCAGCCGCACCGGATCCGCGTTCACCAGGAGGGGCTCCTCCGGAAGGGCCACGGTCACCCGGTGCTGGCGCTGCTCGAGATGGGCCCGCGCCGAATCGACCGCGCGCGTCACGACCGTGGCCAGCGCGATGCGCTCGCGCATCAACGTGAGCTTCCCGTGGCTGAGCCGGGACACCTCGACCAGGTCGTCGACGATCCTCGTGAGGTTGTCGGCCTGGCGCTCGATCATCTCGAGATAGCGGTGCGAGCCGGCGCACTCGCAGTTCGAGCGGGCGAGCATGGCCGCCATCTTGATCGGGGCGAGCGGATTCCGGAGCTCGTGCGCCAGCGTGGCGAGGAACTCGTCCTTCCGCCGGTCCAGCTCGGCCAGCTCGGCCATGCGGCCCTGGAGCTCGATCTCGAGGTCCCGAAGGCGGCGGGTCTCGGCCTCGAGGGCTCCCGCCTTCCTCCGCAGCTCGTGCAAGGCTCCCGGGGATGCCTTCGGCGGATCGACCGCCGGCGTCGGTCGGGACGCCCGCGGTCGCCCGACCGGGCTCTTCGGGGCCCGGTCCGGGGCTTTGGCCTTCCTGTTTTTCCTGCTTTCGGGTCCGGATTTCAAGTTTGGCTCCATCCCCGGGGACCGGCCCCCGGTCTCTCGACCGGGGCCCCGGGGTGCTCGGGTCTTCGTGTAAGCAGTGGCGGGGAGGCTCGTTGTACGTTCGGCGCGCGGACTTCCGCCGGAGCGCCGACCCCACCGTATCTGTCCAGTCGAGTGGACACTTGCGAGAACCGGGCCGGATCGATTATCCTGGCCGGCTCCAAAGGAGGATTTTCCCATGGCACGAACCTGCGACCTGTGCGGGAAGGGCGTCCAGCACGGTCAGAACGTGAGCCACGCCCACAACGTGACGAAGCGGCGGTGGGAGGTGAACCTCCAGACCGTCCGTGCCCTTGTCCAGGGCCGCCCCAAGCGGATCCGCGTCTGCACGCGGTGCATCCGGACCGGAGCCGTGCAGAAGCACATGGGGGCCAAAGACGCGCAGCGCGCCCGGGCCGTCTAGCCCCGGACGCGCTGCTTCACGTCTCTTCCCTTCCGCAAGCCCATCGCGGGGGATGCCCCCGCGTTTCGCTCAATCCATCTGCTTCCGCATGAAGGCCGGCACGTCCATGTTGTCCTTCGTCAGCGCGCGTCCGCCGAACGGGCGCCGCACGGTCCCCGGAGCCATCCGGAACGACGGGCGAGGAGCCTGGGCCTGCGCCGCCTCCTGCACCTGGGGCTCCGCGAACTCCGGATCCTCGTCATCGAGCGTGGCCCGCACCACGA harbors:
- the rpmB gene encoding 50S ribosomal protein L28, which codes for MARTCDLCGKGVQHGQNVSHAHNVTKRRWEVNLQTVRALVQGRPKRIRVCTRCIRTGAVQKHMGAKDAQRARAV
- a CDS encoding response regulator, producing MHELRRKAGALEAETRRLRDLEIELQGRMAELAELDRRKDEFLATLAHELRNPLAPIKMAAMLARSNCECAGSHRYLEMIERQADNLTRIVDDLVEVSRLSHGKLTLMRERIALATVVTRAVDSARAHLEQRQHRVTVALPEEPLLVNADPVRLEQALVNVLVNAARYTPTEGRIDIAVEGEREEALVRVRDNGVGIRPQDLDRVFDLFRQMPERTPGAQGGLGIGLTMARALIELHGGSILASSEGPGAGSEFVIRLPVATPANEAGEVRSAGKSDAPLTPRCRVLIVDDNADAGEALQGLLLSEGHDVRLVRDGRSALRAVRDFAPALVLLDLAMPRMDGFEVARRIRARHPDVRLIAVTGYSQPDHHRRAAEAGISEFLVKPVRVEGLARVLAGVADAVRNRSRPSRARGGLTSGARPA